A DNA window from Ictalurus punctatus breed USDA103 chromosome 11, Coco_2.0, whole genome shotgun sequence contains the following coding sequences:
- the ngfb gene encoding nerve growth factor: MRWSMLALLLLFCSHNLALRAGDICPQDSNHEQTADPTPTVDPKLFNKRRYRSPRVFFSEQPPDSEPEEHQGSKNRTKRRAGQPQNRGVYSVCESISFWVGNKTKATDISGNEVTVLPDVNINDVKKKQYFFETVCSGARTGGSGCLGIDVRHWNSYCTNSHTFVRALTSFKNLVAWRLIRINVACVCVLSRKSWRQ, encoded by the coding sequence ATGCGGTGGTCCATGTTAGCTCTGCTGCTCCTGTTCTGCAGCCACAATTTGGCACTGCGCGCGGGTGATATCTGCCCACAGGACAGCAACCATGAGCAGACAGCTGACCCTACGCCCACTGTGGACCCCAAACTCTTCAACAAGAGGCGCTACCGGTCGCCTCGTGTGTTTTTCAGCGAACAGCCACCTGACTCAGAGCCGGAAGAACACCAGGGATCAAAGAACAGGACGAAGAGGCGGGCAGGACAGCCACAGAATCGTGGTGTGTACTCAGTGTGTGAGAGCATCAGCTTCTGGGTGggcaataaaacaaaagcaacagaCATCTCAGGCAACGAGGTAACCGTGCTGCCTGATGTCAACATCAATGACGTCAAGAAAAAGCAGTActtctttgaaacagtgtgCAGCGGGGCCAGAACTGGGGGCTCTGGCTGTCTGGGAATTGATGTGCGCCACTGGAACTCATACTGCACCAACTCCCACACATTTGTGAGAGCATTGACTTCTTTTAAGAACCTGGTGGCTTGGAGACTTATTAGGATCAAcgtagcctgtgtgtgtgtgctcagccGCAAGTCGTGGAGACAATGA